The stretch of DNA GCTCACAATCATCGGAATCATTCTGCATGAACTCCTGCATGGGGTTGGCTTTGTCGTGTTTGGACATGTGAAACCCAATCAGGTGAAATATGGATTTTCCATGAAAGACGGTGCCGCCTATGCGCATTGCATGACACCTATCACACTTAGGGCTTATCGCATGGCTTTGCTTTTACCCGTTATACTGACGGGGCTTGTTCCGCTGCTGTTTTCGTATATGACCGGGAATGGGATACTGCTGACTGTATCTGTGATCCTGACAGCTGGAGGGGTAGGTGATTGGATCATCTTCCGCAGCCTGACAAAGTATGAAGCCAGACAATTCGTGATGGACCATCCGACCGAGGTCGGTTATTTCATTTATACAGAGGCACCTGACTGATGGAAGGGAGAATACTGTGTGGTCGATCTTTTTCATTACTGGCTTTTCAATGATGATGCTGTACATAATGTTATTTTGACGCTGATTTATATTTGGATTTTGATCAATATCGGCAAGTGGGCAGTGGATAAGATCATTCCAGATAAGCAAGGCAAATCGTTTTGGGCACTCGCAGGTTTCCTGCTTGTCCATGCAGGGCTAGGGACGTTGCTGCTTTGGCTCTTGGGAGGGGATTTCTTCCAGGATTGGACGTTTACAGGATGGTTTTGGCATGATGTGACGCTGTGGATTTTAGTTGGTTTGTTTGTCGCATTATGCACGCTTTTTCTTGTGAGGGGGATTAGAAGGTTAAGTTCGATAAAGAAAGTGATCAGCATGATCATTTTCCTGCTAGTTGGTGAATTTATCGTTGGTTCCTTCGTCATGACTGTGTTCCACGGAGCAGGCCGCTCGGTGACGATGAATCTTGATTCCCCAACAATCGTGGCGGAAGATGCCAATTTGGCCATCAATAAAATTCGGATGAAAATACCGAATGGGCATGAGAACGGTATCTCCTTGAGCGTTTCGCGCTTTGAGATCATAGCTGTGGATCTGGAATCGGGGGAGAGGGAGTGGAGCCGGAAATCCAGCTGGCAGGAATATGTTCTGGGGCTGACAGATGACGGTGTCATGGTCGTGAATGGGAAAGCCGAGGAGCTGTATTTCCTTGATCCAGCCACCGGGGAAGTCCGTCTTGAGGAAGAGGATTGGACAGAGACATATCCGGAACTTGCCGATAATCTGAGCTACGAGCAGGCTGATTATTATCTCGATGAAGGCGGCAGCATCTATTTATATGCATTGAACAGCAAGTATTATCGTATTGCCGACGGACGAATGACAGAGGATCCGGCTTATGGGAAAGAGTTACAGAAGGGATTTTTCGGTGACGGAGAAAACGGAGAGGCAGAAGAAGCCCAGCAGATCGTTCAGAAGCTGTACCCGGATTTGCTTGAGGCACAGCCGATCATCGGGACAAATAAAGATGGCAGTATGCTGCTGATGTACAAAGAAAAACGCAACCAGGATCAGATGATGATCGCACGTGTTTCAACTGGTGGATCCCGCGTGAGCTGGAAGTTAGCAGTCGATTATGATCATCAAGAGATCCCAGGCGAAAGCCCGGTTGGTGTCTTTTTTACGGAAGATGCTGCATGTATACAAGCTGCCGGCAAACTTTATAAAGTTTCCGAACAAGATGGTACCGTGGATTTCGTTTACCAGTATCGTTGGAATAAAAAGGAGGACATAATGGAAACTCCATAGTCCTGGAAGGAATTGACGATATCCTGAGGCATAACATCTTTTGAATCGGGGTATGGAAGAGTACGGCTCAAAAGAAGTTTTGCTGAAGGAGGCGTTTCATATGACCATAAAACCAATCGACACAGATTATATTGCCAAGGGCATTGGACCAAATGTTTCACCGGAGGCTTTCACGAATGATAAACGCAAGGTCTTCTTATTCGGCTCGCCGAGTTATACAAATATCGGTGATCAGGCAATTGCGTATAGCATCGAGAAATTCATCAAAAGCCGGTTCCCTTATTATGAATATATAGAAATCATGGACTATGCGACGGATGAAGGAATTGAATTTGTTAAAGGTATCATTCGTGAAGACGATATCGTCATGTTCACAGGCGGCGGTAATCTCGGAAGCTTGTATTTGGATATCGAAGAAGATCGCCGAAAGGTATTCGCTGCTTTCAAGGACTATAAGTCGATTTCCATGCCGCAGTCTGTGTTCTTCGAAGATAATGAACATGGCGAGCAGGAGAAAAAGAAAACACAGGAAGCCTATCATCAGAATAAGAACTTGGTGATTGCTGCCAGGGAATCGCAGACGCTGGATGTTGTAAGAAATACATTCGAGTCTGAGGTGATGTACACACCGGATATGGTGATGTCACTTGATATTGTCCCCCGTGAGCAGGAACGGGAGGGTGTCATGTTCTTCCTGAGGGCTGATAAAGAAAAGGTGATGGAAGAGAGCTTCGTTTCGGAGCTCATGGAGTGGGCGAAGAAGTTCGGGTCTGTCGACCGTACAGATACAGTCTTGGATGAGGATATTGTACCGACAATCGATTATGCGGACAGGGAAAAGCACTTCATCGAGATGCTGGATTTGATCAGCTCGAAGAAATTGATCATCACCGACCGCCTGCATGCGATGATTTTCTCCATCATCACGAAAACACCATGTCTTGTATTCGGAAACAGCTATGGAAAAGCGAAGCACTCTTACCGTGACTGGCTCGACTCCATTAATTTTGTGGAGTATACAGACTCCAAGGATGTGGGACTGCTGGAGAAAATGGTAGAGAAATTGATGGACACAGAGCCAAACGAGGTGGATCTGAGAAAAGACTTCAAACCGCTGGTGGATTTCCTCCGCAGCTGATAAGAAAGCTAGAATCTTATGATTCTAGCTTTTTTTATTGGGTATGCATATTCATTCCAAAAAAAATATTAATATACGGTTGTATTTTTATATAAATAGTTGTATATTTATTACACAATATACAACGAAGGGTCGTCCTTGAAGGAGTACAGCCAGATGAACAGCTTACAAGATTTACAGCAGCAGCCATATAAGAAAAAGAAACCAAAGCAATTCAATGTCTACGTGATGATTTTCGCATTCATCGTCGTGGCGGCACTATTAACATATATCATCCCTGGCGGCGCCTATGACCGCGTGGAGCAGGATGGACGAAGTGTCATCCTGCCGGAAACCTTCCATTACATAGACGGAGAAAATGTCGGACTGCTCGGCATATTCAATAGTATTCATACAGGTATGGTGAATGGCGCCAATATCATTTTCTTCGTCTTGATCGTCGGCGGGGCATTTGGTATTTTCACAGCAACCGGGGCATTGGATGCTTTCATTTATATGCTGTCCAGAAAGATGGCCAATAAAGAGAAATTACTCATTCCTGTTTTGATGCTGTTCTTTGCAGCAGCAGGGGCATTGATGGGAATGTCGGATGAAACAATCGTTTATGTCGCAATCCTGGCGCCTATGGCGATAGCACTTGGCTTCGATGCATTGACCGGTTTTGCGATTGTCGTACTCGGTGCCGGTGTCGGATTTACGGCAGCGGTCATGAACCCATTCACGGTTGGAGTAGCCCAAGGGATTTCCGAGCTGCCGACGTTCTCCGGAATCGGCTTCCGGATCATCATTTTTGTTGTCTTGTATGCGGCGGCCGTCTTGTATGTGATGCGGCATGCCGGCAAAGTGAAAAAGAACCCGGAGCTCGGGGTATACGGCAAGTTTGGCGGAAAAGCAGATACAGCGGCACTTCAGTCCCATAAAATGACCGCTCGCCATAAGCTTGTCCTATCCGCTTTCTTGATCAACTATATTGTATTGATCATCGGGGTATTGAAATACGGATGGTATATCACGGAGATTGCCGGATTGTTCCTGCTGTTCGGTGTACTGATGGGGATCCTTGGCGGCATTTCTTTCTCTGGCATTGCCGATAATTTCATCCTTGGAGCGAAAGACTTGCTTGGCGGTGCACTGATCATCGGCTTTGCACAAGCTATTCTGGTAATCTTCAATACGTCAGGTATGATGGATACATTGCTGCATTATGCTTCTGATGCGCTTGGCGCTATTCCCGGTGCCCTGTCTGCAGTCGGGATGCTATTTTTGCAGATGGGCATCAATTTCTTCGTGCCGTCCGGAAGCGGACAAGCTGCTTTGACCATGCCGCTGATGGCGCCATTATCCGACATGATTGGCGTAACGAGGCAGACAGCTGTATTGGCATATCAGTTCGGGGACGGTATCTCCAACACAATTTTGCCAACAGGCAATATCATCGCCTTGCTTGCGATTGCAGGCATTGGCTACGGCAAGTGGGTGAAGTGGTTCCTGCCATTCTTCCTTATTCAGATCGGCATTGCCATCATCGCACTGATCATAGCTCAATTGATTCAATACGGACCGTTTTAATAGAAGGGGAAATAGTTATGGAATTAGAGAGATTAGCAGAGCAGGCGATCCTGGATCGCCGGCATTTTCATCAATACCCGGAACTTTCCGGGGAAGAATACGAGACAGGTAAATATGTGCGTGGCAGATTAGAGAAACTTGGCATCGAGATCCTTGATTTTCAGCCGCCGAGTGTCGTCGGCTATGTGAAAGGCGCAAAAGGGGAGAAGACGATCGCTCTCCGGGCGGATATGGATGCACTGCCGATGGTGGAAGAAGGGGATAAACCTTATATCTCCAAGCATCATGGGGTAGCTCATACCTGCGGGCATGATGGTCATACAGCTATTTTGCTTGCAGTTGCAGAATGGATCACCCTTCATAAAGAGGAAGTGGAGCCTAATATCGTGCTCATCTTCCAATCCTCCGAAGAAGCTTCTCCAAGCGGTGCTGATAAACTGATCAAGGAAGGTGTACTGAAAGACGTCGACAGCATTTATGGCATCCATGTCGATGCCGGCTTGAAAAAAGGACAATTCGGTACCCGCCCTGGCGCCATGATGGCGTCGGTCGATGATTTTGAGATCAAAATCCAGGGCTCTGGCGGACATGCATCAACACCGCATTTGACAGTGGATCCGGTTTACATCTCGACCCATGTCATCCAGGCGCTGCAAAGCATCGTCAGCCGTAAACTCAATCCAATGGATGCCAGCGTCATCTCCGTTGGGAAAATCGAAGCTGGCAACACTTATAATGTCATTCCGGATTCAGCCAAAATCATCGGGACAATGCGCTCCTTCTCTCCAGAAGCGGTGCAGACGATCCAGGAACAGATTGCCAAGCTGACCAAGGGCATTTGTGAATCTTTTGGCGCCGCAGCCGAAGTGGACTTCATCATCGGCACACCGCCGCTTATCAATGATGAAAAGGAAGCGGATTTTGCAGAAGGACTATTACAGAAAACATTCGGCAAAGAGCGCTACGAACAACTCGAGCCGGTCATGGGATCAGAGGATTTCTCCTATTACCTGCAGGAAATTCCAGGGGTATTCGTCAAAGTCGGCATGCAAGGGGAGAAAAGCCAGTATCCGCATCATCACCCAAGGTTTGATATTGATGAGGATGTATTCGTAGATGCGATCAAGGTATTCCAGCAATTCATTCTGAACCAATAAGTAAAGGAGCATATGGGATAACCCATACGCTCCTCTTTTTATGCAAGTATTTCTGATTGTTTCCAGGATGTTGCCGTTTGTTTCAATACTTCATTTAATTCCTCGACATTCTTTCTGCCCTGCTGCTGCAGCCACTGTTTTCCTGCAGCTTCTCCACCACGGCCGAAAATAGCTACACTATCTTTCCAGGTTGCCCGGCCGCATAATACACCATTGAAGCTGGAGCCTGCTTCCTTTGCAAAACGCAGGGTCTCTTGGAAAAGTGTGGCGCTTACGCCTGCGCTTAAAAAGATGAAAGGCAAATCAGTGGCCTCGCTTTGTTCTTTGAAATAGCGTTTTGCTTCTTCCTGTGTGTAAACAGGCGGCTCTTCTGAAAATCCTTCTACATATCCCATGTTTACAGGCACTTCCACTTTCAGGACATCTACTTTATATGGGGCTTTGGAGAATTCCCTCATCATGTCGTTCACTTTATGCGGCTTGAGTTTGGCGTATTCCCGGCCTTTCACATCATCATTGGCAGCATCATAGGATACGAGTTCCAAGAAGAAGAGAATGTCTTCCGCCTGACATTCAGATCCAAGTCGTTCTACAAAAATATGTTTCTTCTCATTGATGCTTGGGTCCTCATCCACATCGTAGTACAGAAGGAATTTTACAGCATCGGCACCTTGGGCCTTGATTCGCTGAACAGACCAATCATCCAGGATATCCGGCATGCGGCCAGGCTGTGCTGCATCATAGCCGGTTTTCTCATACGCGAGTAGCAGTCCGGCATCCTTATCCCTTTTCTTTGCTGCAGGCAGACCGTATTCAGGATCAAGCAGAATGGAAGTGGCATATGGTGTGAGTTCCTCAGAGATCAGTTCTTTGAAAGATACGATGGTATCGTCTCCCTGATTTGTGGTGCTTTCCTGCTGCAGCATCTTTTTCAAGGAGCCTCGCTGATCGATGGCGAGGGCGCCGATTATTCCATTTTCGTCTGATAGTCTTTCCAGTGCTTCTCGTTTAGCGGGTGTTAGATTAAGCATTGTAGCAGCTCCTTTAAGCAGATAGTTTAGTTGAAAATAGGGTCAGGATGTCTTCTGGCTTCCTGGCACGGTGCAGCTGATCAATCGTTTCCTGATGGACGAGCATCTTGGATACTTCTGATAGATAGTACAGATGATTGGAAGCTGTTCCTTTGGGAATGAGCATGGCAATGACGACTTTGATCGGCTGTCCGTCCAATGCGTTCCATTCGACACCGTCAGCCAGTTTGAAGATGATGATTGCTGGCTTCCGTACTTCGATCCGTTCTGTATGAGGAATGGCGATGCCTTGTTCCATTCCGGTTGTACTCTCTTTTTCCCGCTGGATAAAGCCGTCTATGATAGCAGCTTGATCTGTGATGATTCCGTGTTGCTTTGCAGTTGCGGCGATTTGCTGGAATACCTCTGTTTGAGTGGCTGCTTTGACGTTTAGCTTGATGGTGTCGACAGACATGATTTGACTGACATCCTGTACAGACGGCACCGATTTTTCCGTTACAGCTGCTGTCTGTACAATTGGTGTTTCTTTCGTTTTGCTTTTAGCAGCCGTGCGCTTTTGATCCATGCCAATCAAAAATCCGCTCACGACTGCACCAGCCAAGATTGCCAGCACCCAAAGGAATGGATGTGTAACGATTGGCAGAACGATGAATCCGCCATGTGGTGCTGGTACTTGTACTTTGAATAGATAAGTAAGGATTGCCGCAATGGATGAACCAATCATGAGAAACGGAATGACCTTCAGCGGCTTCTTCGCTGCGAATGGTATGGCTCCTTCCGTGATATGAGTCGAACCAAGCAGGAAGTTGACGAGACCGGCACTGCGTTCGCTCGTGCTATAGGATTTACCTGCAAATAATGTGGCAAAGCCAGTAGCGATTGGCGGAACGATGCAAGCAGCGGATACGCCAGCCATAAAGAAGAAGTTACCATCCGATAGCAAAGCTGTTCCCGTTACGTATGCAGCCTTATTGACGGGGCCGCCCATATCGAATGCGCACATGATTCCTACGATAAGACCTAATACGATTGGGTTTGAATTTTGGAAGCTAGCCAGGAAATCCATCATGGCTTGGTTGATCCAGCCCATTGGAGCCGAGATGAACCACATAGCGAAGCCAGCGATGAAAATACCGAAGACCGGGAATAAGAAGATCGACTTCAAGCCATCAAGCTGTTTTGGCAAGCCCTTGAACAAGTAACCAAGGCCAAGGATGATATAACCAGTCATAAAGCCACCAATAATACCGCCCAGGAAACCAGTTCCGTTTGTGAAAGCAATCATACCTACGATGAATCCGATGATGAGGCCAGGACGCTTGGCTATGGATTCGGCAATATATGCACAGAGCACCGGAACCATCAGATTCATCGCAATACCGCCGATTGTATTCATGTAATAAGCGAATTCATTGTATTGCGAGCTTTCTGGATCGGCAGAGTGGATACCGAACATGAGGGAAATCGCGATCATGACACCGCCTGCCACAACAATAGGGAGCATGTGAGAAACACCGTTCATGAGTGATACATAAATGCTTCGTAAAATGGAATCCTTCTGCTGTGGCTCGGCGCTGCCTGCCGAAGCAGAGCGCTGCTGTCCATCTTTATAGATAGGTGCTGTTTGATCTATAATGGCATCAATAAGCTTTTCTGGTTCTTTGATACCTTTGCTGACAGCCACGTTGACAACTCGTTTGCCGATGAAACGATCACGGTTTACATCTTTATCGGCTGCGATGATGACGCCGTCGGCTGCATCGATTTCGGCTTGTGTGAGTGCACCTTGGACGCCATCCTGACCATGTGTTTCCACTTTTATGGATATGCCGCGTTTACGGGCGGCTTCTTCCAAGGCTTCCTTTGCCATGAAAGTATGGGCAATTCCTGTAGGACAGCCAGTTGCGGCTATGATTCTATACGTCATGTTTCACACCCCAATTTCTTTTTAATTGGATTTGACTTGCCAAATAAGGTACATCCTTAAGTTCGGACAATCCTGAAGTGAAAGCTGTGGAAGAGCCGGCAGCAGTCGCAAAAACCAATGCCTCTTCCTCTGGAGAACCGAGCATCAGTTTGCCTGTGAAGGCTGCCAGCATCGTGTCCCCGGCACAGGCTGTGTTCACAATCTTGCCGGTAGGAGCATTTACGGCCAGGTCTTGTTTGGCATCGCAATACAAGGCACCTTGAGCTCCGCGGGATAATAGGACTCGTTGAGCCCCACGCTTGAGCAGCTGTTGTGAAGCAGTTTGGAGTTCCGACAAATTTGTATGGTCCAATAGACCGAACCATTTGGCCGTTTCCTCATCATTTGGCTTGATGAGGTAAGGCTTATACGCGAGGCAGTCCAGCAGCACTGGAGAACTGATATCCAGCACCAAATTGACGCCTTGCCGTTGGGCAATACGGGCGATGTCGATATAAATATGATCATCGACGCCGCGCGGCAGACTGCCTGAGACAAATAACCAATCATCTTTTTTTAGGTGGCGTAATTGATCCAAGAGCTGTTCCTGGGCCTGCGCCGAAATGACCGGACCTCTATTCACTGCTTTGTATTCCATTGTTTCCGCACGGATAAAGGTATTGATACGAGTGATACCATCCACCTTTATGAATGCGGTTTCAATTCCGGCAGCTTCAAGCTCCTTTTCAATGAAGTCACCAGAGAAACCGCCAAGGAATCCGGTCGCCTTATTGGAAATGCCTAGTTTTTTCAATATGAAGGAGATATTGATGGCTTTCCCATTGGGCTGGTACTCTTCAAATATGCTTCTATTGACGACGAAAGGATCAAAAGAGGTAAATTCGGAAAAAAGATCAATCGCTGGATTCATCGTGCATGTATAAATCATCCGCATCACTGCCCATCTGTGTTTTTCTTACAACCTCATTATGGCATGCTGCGTGCTGTAAATGTTTTCAACATTCGGTTATTTCGGTACAATATTAGTAAACGTTTACACGGGGGATCATCTATGAACGGAACCTTTCTGGCGCGGATCAGTCAATATGCTGAAAAGATGAGTGAAGCTGAATTGTATCTGATTCGATATATACGGGAAAATCTCGATACAATCCCTGAATTGTCGATCGTACGATTAAGTGAAGATGCGAATGTTTCCACTGCCACCATTGTTCGTACAATGAAGAAGCTCGGCTATAATGGGTTTACCGATTTTAAGATCCGGCTAAAGGATGAAAATGACCAGAATCCAAATTTTTCAATCATTGAGCAAGTGGATGAAGAAATAAAAGATGCCATTTTGAAGAATGAGCAGGAAGTGATGAGGACCATCGAGATGCTTAATAGCGGATTGATAGAGGATACTGTACAAAAAATTTTGCATAGCAGCCGGGTGATCCTATTTGCCAGGGGATTCTCTGAACTTATAGCAAAGGAGATGGAAGTGAAACTGCAGCTGCTGAACAAGTACGCAGAGCTGCATGATGATCCCAATATCATCCGTACGAAAAGCAAGAGGCTTGAACAAGGGGATTTGGTCATTTTTGTTTCATTGAATGGGTATACGGAAGAGCTGGTGGATGCAGCAAGGAGCTGCCAGCAAAACGAAACAAGTACAATCACCTTGACGTGTAACAAAAATAGTCCGCTTGCCGCACTTGCTGAGTTGACCCTGACCGGCTACAAATCGGAGACATCTTATTTTCCGGATTATGAGGTGAGGTCGAGACTTCCGCTTCAGGTGATTTCGAGAATATTGCTGGATGCATACGCCATCCGGGCAGGAAAGTCCTGATTTTCAGGAGGGAAGAGGTTATGTCATCCTGCAATAAGCTTTTTTTCTTGCATCGTTTCATTCTCGGCGTTATATATGCAGCGGATGGAATGAGGATTTTCTTTCGATCGGGCATGAAAAGCCAAGGCTCATTTCTTTTGCTGTCCAAGCATATCTGCACCATTCCCAGGAGATGACTTGTATAATATGCTGCAGATACAAGAAGGAAAGGAAGTTGCATATGGATTTACAGCTTCAAGATAAATTAGTCGTTGTCACGGGATCAACCGGAGGCATTGGAAAAGGGATTGCGACATCTTTCTTAAGGGAAGGGGCGACCGTGATCATCAACGGACGGAATGAAGCTCGTGTCCAATCAGTAATGGAAGAGCTATCTGCATTCGGGAAGGTACATGGTATTGCAGCCGATCTGTCAGATGGGGAACAGGCCGATGGCTTTATCCGGAAAGTGAAGGAATACGGGGAAGTGGATGTCCTGGTCAATAATATGGGGATCTTTGAGGTGATGGATTTTGCCGATGTGACGGATGAAGAATGGATGCATTATTTCAATATGAATGTCCTCAGCGTCATTCGCCTGTCCCGTGCTATCCTGCCAGACATGCTGGAGCGAAACAGCGGCCGTATCCTTACGGTTTCCAGTGAAGCGGGTGTGAAGCCGCTGCCGCATATGATTCCGTATTCTGTTACTAAATCAGCGCTTATCAGCCTTTCCCGCGGAATGGCGGAGCTGACGAAGGGGACAAATGTGACAGTGAACAGTGTGCTTCCTGGTCCGACATGGACAGAAGGGGTGGAAAGCTATATGAAAGGAGCGGCAAAAGCTGCGGATCAGGAGCTGGATAAGTTCACCGCCGATTATTTCAAGGACAGCGAACCGACTTCATTGATCCAGCGCTATGCGACTGTGGAGGAAGTTGCCGATACGATAGTATTCCTGGCTTCCAAACAAGCTTCTGCGATCAATGGTACCGCTCAGCGTGTAGAGGGCGGCATCATCCGTGCATTGTAAAAAGATGAAGGACTCAGCTCATTGCGGGAGCTGAGTCCTTTTTATAAATATTGTGCCATCCATTTCCTGACATGCTCCAGCAAATCGATTCGATAGGATGGTTTGCCATTTTTCAGCAGACCGTGGTTGGAGTTTGGATATCTGATCAATTTCGTTGTTTTATCCCATCGCTTCAATGCCATGTACAGCTCATCGGCTTGGCTGACTGGACAGCGCAAATCAGCTTCCCCGTGAATGAGAAGCAGCGGTGTCTCCATTGTCTGTACATGCGAAATCGGGGAGCGCTCCCATAATTTTTCGGTATCCTCCCAAACATTCCCCCCGACAATCCCTTCCGCATAAGCTATGCCGATATCACTTGAATTGTAGAAAGACACCCAATTCGAGATGCAGCGCTGGGATACTGCTGCCTTGAAACGGTTTGTGTGCCCGATTATCCAGTTCGTCATCAGTCCGCCGTAGCTGCCTCCGGCTATGCCAAGCCGTGATGCATCCAGATGCGGATATGTTTCAAGGGCATGATCCAGTCCGCTCATTATATCCAGATAATCTCCGTTCCCGAAATCGCTCCGGCACGCATTGGTGAAATCTTGTCCGTATCCGACGCTTCCCCGAGGGTTTACAAATAGGACGGCATACCCTTCGGCAGTGAGCGATTGAAACTCATAGCTGTACATATTGGTGTAAGCAGAATGAGGACCGCCATGGATCTGCAGGACAAGCGGCACCTTTCCATCCGTTATCACTGGAGGATTCATGATCCACCCTTGGACTTTTGTTCCGTCGAAGGAAGAGAACCAGAATTCCTCAGGGATGCTTTGCCATGTGCTGGCATGATAAGCAGTATGATAGGCCGTCAGCTGCTGCTCTTCCATCGTTTCAAGATCCAAAGTATACATCTCGCTAAGACTAGTCGGGGTCAGGGCTGCATACACGATGCGGTGGCCATCCGCACTCAGGGCCATATCGTAAATGTCCTTGTCGCCAGTGCTTACTTGGAACGAGGCATCGTCTGCAAAACGATGGATATGGACCTGCCCTTGCTTGGTGACAAGTGAATAAATAGCGTGACTGGCAGGATGTATCAGTGGTGCTGCGTAGTCGTCGGAGAACTTCGCATCATTAAGTGAAGCGCTTCCTGCATGTATGTCCTCCGTATGAAGCAGCTCCGGAACACCAGCCGCATCCAATCGATAAAGGCGGTTTGCTGTGCCGCTTCCGAATTCTTGGTCGTTGGCAATCAGGATAAAGGCTGCTTCATCAGCCTTATAGGTGAATTTTTGAATGCTCAAGTTGGAATCGGAATGTTTCTCTATCGAGCCGGATGCAATATCGATTATGTATAAGTCCTGTATCCGTTCATTCCTCCTGGTGTATATATCATCTCCAGACAGGGAGCCTGCTGTAAAAGCTATCTGCTCGCCATTTGGCAGCCATTGTGCATTTGCGGCATGGAATGGTCCGTCTGTTAACTGCTTTGTCCGTTTATCTTTTACATCATATAAAAATAGGTGGGTATAGCTGCCGCTGTACAAGCCAGTCCCTTCCTGCTTGAAATACACTTGTTCAAACACATGGCCGTTCCTGTTTGTATGTATTTCTTTTTTGGTGTCAGCGTGAACCTTTGCTGTGAAGAATAGACGGGAGCCATCCGGGGACCATCGATAGGAAAGGATGGATTCCGGGAATTCGATCAGCTGTATGGGTTCCCCGTTGTCATCTAGCATCCAGATTGCTTTTTTGTCCTTGCCGCGAAGGAAGGTGAGTCTGTCGCTTGGTGACCAGGAAGGTAGCGTATCGAAGCCTTCACCGGGAATGGTTTCCATCGACCCACGCTTGATTAATGTAATGGCGGTATGGTAGCTGTCCGTTTCTTCATTTATGCTTCGGTCCACAAAAGCTATTGTTCCATCAGGATGCAAATTCAAATTGGAAAGCCAGTGATGCTGCAGTATATCTGCGGGATTCATAAGACGTTTTGCCATGCTGGAAGTCCTCCTTTTTTAGTAACTCCCATTGTAATGGAAAGGAAAGGATTGGAACAATGAAAGCCCTCGCTAAAGAGGGCTGTTTGACTGTTTATTCACTTATGGTGTTGCTGCTGGTGTGAATTGATCATGTCTCCCTGCTTAGGAGAGCGGCGGTTTTTCGAAGTTCCTCTTCCAGTACTTCGAAGTAATCGGACAGGAAGCCTTGGAATTTCTTTGCTAT from Terribacillus sp. FSL K6-0262 encodes:
- a CDS encoding fructose-specific PTS transporter subunit EIIC produces the protein MTYRIIAATGCPTGIAHTFMAKEALEEAARKRGISIKVETHGQDGVQGALTQAEIDAADGVIIAADKDVNRDRFIGKRVVNVAVSKGIKEPEKLIDAIIDQTAPIYKDGQQRSASAGSAEPQQKDSILRSIYVSLMNGVSHMLPIVVAGGVMIAISLMFGIHSADPESSQYNEFAYYMNTIGGIAMNLMVPVLCAYIAESIAKRPGLIIGFIVGMIAFTNGTGFLGGIIGGFMTGYIILGLGYLFKGLPKQLDGLKSIFLFPVFGIFIAGFAMWFISAPMGWINQAMMDFLASFQNSNPIVLGLIVGIMCAFDMGGPVNKAAYVTGTALLSDGNFFFMAGVSAACIVPPIATGFATLFAGKSYSTSERSAGLVNFLLGSTHITEGAIPFAAKKPLKVIPFLMIGSSIAAILTYLFKVQVPAPHGGFIVLPIVTHPFLWVLAILAGAVVSGFLIGMDQKRTAAKSKTKETPIVQTAAVTEKSVPSVQDVSQIMSVDTIKLNVKAATQTEVFQQIAATAKQHGIITDQAAIIDGFIQREKESTTGMEQGIAIPHTERIEVRKPAIIIFKLADGVEWNALDGQPIKVVIAMLIPKGTASNHLYYLSEVSKMLVHQETIDQLHRARKPEDILTLFSTKLSA
- a CDS encoding MurR/RpiR family transcriptional regulator, giving the protein MNGTFLARISQYAEKMSEAELYLIRYIRENLDTIPELSIVRLSEDANVSTATIVRTMKKLGYNGFTDFKIRLKDENDQNPNFSIIEQVDEEIKDAILKNEQEVMRTIEMLNSGLIEDTVQKILHSSRVILFARGFSELIAKEMEVKLQLLNKYAELHDDPNIIRTKSKRLEQGDLVIFVSLNGYTEELVDAARSCQQNETSTITLTCNKNSPLAALAELTLTGYKSETSYFPDYEVRSRLPLQVISRILLDAYAIRAGKS
- a CDS encoding SDR family oxidoreductase; translation: MDLQLQDKLVVVTGSTGGIGKGIATSFLREGATVIINGRNEARVQSVMEELSAFGKVHGIAADLSDGEQADGFIRKVKEYGEVDVLVNNMGIFEVMDFADVTDEEWMHYFNMNVLSVIRLSRAILPDMLERNSGRILTVSSEAGVKPLPHMIPYSVTKSALISLSRGMAELTKGTNVTVNSVLPGPTWTEGVESYMKGAAKAADQELDKFTADYFKDSEPTSLIQRYATVEEVADTIVFLASKQASAINGTAQRVEGGIIRAL
- the pfkB gene encoding 1-phosphofructokinase — protein: MRMIYTCTMNPAIDLFSEFTSFDPFVVNRSIFEEYQPNGKAINISFILKKLGISNKATGFLGGFSGDFIEKELEAAGIETAFIKVDGITRINTFIRAETMEYKAVNRGPVISAQAQEQLLDQLRHLKKDDWLFVSGSLPRGVDDHIYIDIARIAQRQGVNLVLDISSPVLLDCLAYKPYLIKPNDEETAKWFGLLDHTNLSELQTASQQLLKRGAQRVLLSRGAQGALYCDAKQDLAVNAPTGKIVNTACAGDTMLAAFTGKLMLGSPEEEALVFATAAGSSTAFTSGLSELKDVPYLASQIQLKRNWGVKHDV
- a CDS encoding S9 family peptidase, yielding MAKRLMNPADILQHHWLSNLNLHPDGTIAFVDRSINEETDSYHTAITLIKRGSMETIPGEGFDTLPSWSPSDRLTFLRGKDKKAIWMLDDNGEPIQLIEFPESILSYRWSPDGSRLFFTAKVHADTKKEIHTNRNGHVFEQVYFKQEGTGLYSGSYTHLFLYDVKDKRTKQLTDGPFHAANAQWLPNGEQIAFTAGSLSGDDIYTRRNERIQDLYIIDIASGSIEKHSDSNLSIQKFTYKADEAAFILIANDQEFGSGTANRLYRLDAAGVPELLHTEDIHAGSASLNDAKFSDDYAAPLIHPASHAIYSLVTKQGQVHIHRFADDASFQVSTGDKDIYDMALSADGHRIVYAALTPTSLSEMYTLDLETMEEQQLTAYHTAYHASTWQSIPEEFWFSSFDGTKVQGWIMNPPVITDGKVPLVLQIHGGPHSAYTNMYSYEFQSLTAEGYAVLFVNPRGSVGYGQDFTNACRSDFGNGDYLDIMSGLDHALETYPHLDASRLGIAGGSYGGLMTNWIIGHTNRFKAAVSQRCISNWVSFYNSSDIGIAYAEGIVGGNVWEDTEKLWERSPISHVQTMETPLLLIHGEADLRCPVSQADELYMALKRWDKTTKLIRYPNSNHGLLKNGKPSYRIDLLEHVRKWMAQYL